A DNA window from Streptomyces sp. 71268 contains the following coding sequences:
- a CDS encoding UvrD-helicase domain-containing protein, producing the protein MKDAVGTFVSRLRADRNNKALSLSCLRTVGDGADLYLGRVDARCMVLLLSTEGGDELQLLAVRAGSFARNELTRLTVAINSESGAVEVVDQSEVAANVVALSERSESGAAASGPPAPATEGDAPTASTSSLRPPLFAAHDEQILVKLGVVQTLLPTIRKITTDEQLGALLAHNLPELTRDVLIALRDHMDPADVERLITSTWRPEGEEVDVRDWAGAARRAVSQSETDDDAVLEALGNGFDAWRLFLHPEQRRLAKGDFKGSAKVTGGPGTGKTVVALHRVRHLVDRLPPGHTRPVLLTTYNTNLALELRERLRDLGGEELLRRVDVKSVDVLAREILQEHRTEIGRPLDDEAAMNLWHDVRLETNLLDYDAEFLDSEFKHVILAKRCGSWDLYRRVGRTGRPRITTPQRHDVWQLVQAYRARLDAAPRRTTYAIIADQAAGLEQHRMARIEEQARYKEEQGGLDLIHREAGSGMWLKPRYQHVVVDEAQDLSGSHWRMLRAMVRKGPNDIFLVGDAHQRIYGGRVVLSDHDIVIRGRASRRLTLNYRTTRQILGSANGLIAGTSFDDLDTATEALDGYRSVLTGLAPQFWRAPDRVSEMRAVAVLIEERHAGHGTPYSAMAIAVPDGSSAQQFAYRLATEFHIPVVPLGKEGVRSDEDAVRIGTMHRFKGLEFQRVFLTSVGEGQVPRQSIEQYRLANPDRYRLEEQRARSLVFVAATRARDELVVTWSGKASRFLPPDADATALRATDLLRPDGPSSGSTSASVA; encoded by the coding sequence GTGAAGGACGCGGTCGGCACGTTCGTCAGCCGCCTGCGGGCCGATCGGAACAACAAGGCACTGAGCCTGTCCTGCCTCCGCACCGTCGGCGACGGCGCGGACCTGTACCTCGGGCGGGTCGACGCCCGGTGCATGGTGCTGCTCCTCTCGACCGAGGGCGGGGACGAACTCCAGCTCCTAGCGGTCCGCGCCGGGTCCTTCGCCCGCAACGAACTCACCCGGCTCACCGTCGCCATCAACTCCGAGTCCGGTGCGGTCGAGGTCGTCGACCAGAGCGAGGTCGCCGCCAACGTCGTCGCCCTCTCCGAGCGCTCCGAGTCCGGTGCGGCGGCTTCCGGGCCCCCCGCCCCCGCAACCGAGGGCGACGCACCCACCGCGTCCACGAGCAGTCTGCGTCCGCCGCTCTTCGCCGCACACGACGAGCAGATCCTCGTCAAGCTCGGCGTGGTGCAGACCCTGTTGCCGACCATCCGGAAGATCACCACGGACGAGCAGCTGGGCGCACTGCTCGCCCACAACCTTCCGGAACTCACCCGGGACGTCCTCATCGCCCTCCGCGACCACATGGACCCCGCGGACGTCGAACGCCTGATCACGAGCACCTGGCGGCCCGAGGGCGAGGAGGTCGACGTCCGGGACTGGGCGGGCGCCGCCCGGCGCGCCGTCTCCCAGTCCGAGACCGACGACGACGCAGTCCTCGAAGCCCTGGGCAACGGATTCGACGCCTGGCGGCTCTTCCTCCACCCCGAGCAGCGACGGCTCGCCAAGGGTGACTTCAAGGGCTCGGCCAAGGTCACCGGCGGCCCCGGGACCGGCAAGACGGTCGTCGCCCTGCACCGCGTACGCCACCTCGTCGACCGGCTGCCGCCCGGCCACACCCGCCCGGTTCTCCTCACCACGTACAACACCAACCTCGCCCTGGAACTGCGCGAAAGGCTGCGGGACCTGGGAGGCGAGGAACTGCTGCGCAGGGTCGACGTCAAGTCGGTCGACGTGCTGGCCCGCGAAATCCTCCAGGAGCACCGCACGGAGATCGGCAGGCCGCTGGACGACGAGGCGGCGATGAACCTCTGGCACGACGTCCGCCTCGAGACCAACCTGCTCGACTACGACGCCGAATTCCTCGACAGCGAGTTCAAGCACGTCATCCTCGCGAAGCGGTGTGGATCCTGGGACCTCTACCGGCGCGTCGGCCGCACCGGCCGTCCCCGCATCACCACACCCCAGCGGCACGACGTGTGGCAGCTCGTCCAGGCGTACCGTGCCCGCCTGGACGCCGCCCCGCGCCGGACCACGTACGCGATCATCGCCGACCAGGCGGCCGGCCTAGAACAGCACCGCATGGCCCGGATCGAGGAACAGGCCCGCTATAAGGAGGAGCAGGGCGGCCTCGACCTCATCCACCGGGAAGCCGGCAGCGGTATGTGGCTCAAGCCCAGGTACCAGCATGTCGTGGTCGACGAGGCCCAGGACCTGTCGGGCTCGCACTGGAGGATGCTCCGCGCGATGGTCCGCAAGGGACCCAACGACATCTTCCTCGTCGGAGATGCCCACCAGCGGATCTACGGCGGCCGGGTCGTCCTCAGCGACCACGACATCGTGATCCGAGGCCGCGCCTCCCGACGCCTCACGCTCAACTACCGCACCACCCGCCAGATCCTGGGCAGCGCCAACGGGCTGATCGCCGGCACGTCCTTCGACGACCTGGACACCGCCACCGAAGCGCTCGACGGCTACCGCTCCGTGCTCACCGGACTCGCCCCGCAGTTCTGGCGCGCCCCCGACCGGGTGAGCGAGATGCGGGCGGTGGCCGTCCTCATCGAGGAGCGCCACGCCGGGCACGGCACGCCCTACTCGGCCATGGCCATCGCCGTACCCGACGGCAGCTCCGCCCAGCAGTTCGCGTATCGGCTCGCCACCGAGTTCCACATCCCGGTCGTCCCGCTCGGTAAGGAAGGAGTCCGCTCCGACGAGGACGCCGTACGCATCGGCACCATGCACCGCTTCAAGGGCCTCGAATTCCAGCGCGTCTTCCTCACCTCTGTCGGCGAGGGGCAGGTGCCGCGCCAGAGCATCGAGCAGTACCGCCTGGCGAACCCCGACCGCTACCGGCTGGAGGAACAGCGGGCCCGGTCCCTGGTGTTCGTCGCCGCCACCCGCGCCCGGGACGAACTCGTCGTCACCTGGAGCGGCAAGGCCAGCCGCTTCCTGCCGCCCGACGCGGACGCCACCGCCCTCCGGGCGACGGATCTGCTCCGCCCGGACGGGCCGTCCTCCGGATCGACATCGGCGTCCGTCGCCTGA
- a CDS encoding site-specific integrase — MPDCYRLLLVIGADLGLRQGEALGLSADDIDFEKEVVHVRRQVKMVRTKLCFALPKGRKVRDVPLPPSVARAILQHMEQFAPVPVTLPWDDPTPAETPVEAKHRRPRTYSLLVTGRERKAVNRNYFNSYVWKPALAEAGVIAPLEEGSADGARVWEPSREHGFHALRHFFASEELEAGESVVSLARWLGHSDPGFTLRKYSHFLPRAGARGTAAIDAIFA; from the coding sequence ATGCCGGACTGCTATCGGCTCCTCCTCGTGATCGGAGCAGATCTTGGGCTCCGCCAAGGGGAGGCGCTCGGGCTCTCAGCGGATGACATCGACTTCGAGAAGGAAGTCGTCCACGTCCGGCGGCAGGTCAAGATGGTGCGGACGAAGCTGTGTTTCGCGCTTCCCAAGGGGCGCAAGGTCAGGGACGTGCCGTTGCCTCCCAGCGTGGCCCGGGCCATCCTGCAGCACATGGAGCAGTTCGCGCCGGTGCCGGTCACGCTGCCCTGGGACGACCCGACTCCTGCCGAGACGCCGGTGGAAGCCAAACACCGGCGGCCAAGGACTTACAGCCTCTTGGTGACGGGACGCGAGCGGAAGGCCGTCAACCGGAACTACTTCAACTCCTACGTGTGGAAGCCCGCTCTGGCTGAGGCGGGCGTTATTGCTCCACTGGAGGAGGGCAGCGCCGACGGCGCTCGCGTGTGGGAGCCGTCCCGGGAGCACGGCTTCCACGCTCTGCGCCACTTCTTCGCCTCCGAGGAACTGGAGGCTGGCGAATCGGTTGTCTCCCTGGCCCGCTGGCTGGGGCACTCCGATCCCGGGTTCACGCTGCGGAAGTACTCCCACTTCCTGCCCCGCGCCGGCGCACGGGGCACCGCCGCCATCGATGCGATCTTCGCGTAG
- a CDS encoding class I SAM-dependent methyltransferase: MIRAHDDTRLAGAYHSGNAMPEASLRAWAEFVGLFAPRPAPAWLDVGAGTGMFCAALDRYQRSSRVVGVEPSLAMLRAAREATAGGRVRLVAGTAERLPLADAAFDVALLSRVVHHLPDRPAAARELARVLRPAGVVVLRTTFRERLDALVYDYWPRLRATDGARFPGQAEVLADFARAGFTARTVTSFAQPVAASLGEYAARLSDRPQSKFGHLSPAEFAAGLERMRADAAARADEPARAVYERYDVAVLARG, from the coding sequence ATGATCCGGGCCCATGACGACACGCGCCTGGCGGGCGCCTACCACAGCGGGAACGCGATGCCGGAGGCGTCGCTTCGGGCGTGGGCGGAGTTCGTGGGCTTGTTCGCGCCCCGTCCCGCGCCGGCCTGGCTCGATGTCGGCGCGGGCACGGGCATGTTCTGCGCGGCGCTCGACCGGTACCAGCGGTCGTCGCGCGTGGTGGGCGTCGAACCCTCGCTGGCCATGCTCCGCGCGGCCCGCGAGGCGACGGCTGGCGGGCGGGTCCGCCTCGTCGCCGGCACCGCCGAGCGGCTGCCACTGGCCGACGCGGCGTTCGACGTCGCCCTCCTGTCCCGCGTCGTCCACCACCTGCCCGACCGGCCGGCGGCCGCGCGCGAGTTGGCGCGCGTGCTGCGGCCGGCCGGCGTCGTGGTGCTCCGGACGACCTTCCGGGAGCGGCTGGACGCGCTGGTCTACGACTACTGGCCACGGCTGCGCGCCACCGACGGCGCGCGGTTCCCCGGCCAGGCGGAGGTGCTGGCCGACTTCGCGCGGGCGGGCTTCACCGCCCGTACGGTCACCTCCTTCGCGCAGCCCGTGGCCGCGAGCCTGGGTGAGTACGCGGCGCGGCTGAGCGATCGGCCGCAGTCGAAGTTCGGCCACCTGTCGCCGGCGGAGTTCGCGGCGGGCCTCGAGCGCATGCGGGCGGACGCCGCGGCACGCGCGGACGAGCCGGCGCGCGCCGTGTACGAACGCTATGACGTCGCCGTGCTGGCGCGCGGCTGA
- a CDS encoding short chain dehydrogenase, with amino-acid sequence MKVLVVGATGTIGSAVVEALGSSHEVVRAARGGPVRVDLEAPASLDPLFEEVSGLDAVVCCAASGPLVDLGTVTDEVVADGVRGKLLGQVALARRAVRHLRDGGSITLTGGTFATPLAGGSLGALINTGLEGFVRNTAAELPRGLRINLISPGWISETLADLGRDGADGTPVARVAEAYVAAVEGTMQGQVWRS; translated from the coding sequence ATGAAGGTACTCGTGGTCGGTGCGACAGGGACGATCGGCAGCGCGGTCGTCGAGGCGTTGGGGTCCTCCCACGAGGTGGTCAGGGCCGCACGCGGCGGGCCGGTGCGGGTGGACCTGGAGGCCCCGGCGTCACTGGACCCGTTGTTCGAGGAGGTCTCCGGCCTGGACGCGGTGGTGTGCTGTGCCGCCAGCGGTCCGCTGGTGGACCTGGGGACCGTGACCGACGAGGTCGTCGCCGACGGCGTGCGCGGCAAGTTGCTGGGGCAGGTGGCGCTGGCCCGGCGAGCGGTGCGCCACCTGCGGGACGGCGGCTCCATCACGCTGACCGGCGGCACCTTCGCCACGCCGCTGGCCGGAGGATCGCTGGGAGCGCTGATCAACACGGGCCTTGAGGGCTTCGTCCGCAACACGGCCGCCGAGCTGCCCCGAGGGCTGCGGATCAACCTCATCAGCCCGGGCTGGATCAGCGAGACCCTGGCGGACCTGGGACGGGACGGGGCGGACGGCACGCCCGTCGCCCGGGTGGCCGAGGCGTACGTGGCGGCTGTCGAGGGCACCATGCAGGGTCAGGTCTGGCGTTCGTGA
- a CDS encoding UDP-N-acetylglucosamine 1-carboxyvinyltransferase, whose amino-acid sequence MTDAYLARIGKLIRDARQHRGWTQTELAEALGTSQSAVNRIERGNQNISLEMIARIGEALDSEIVSLGYAGPMHLRVVGGRQLSGAIDVKTSKNACVALLCASLLNAGRTTLRRVARIEEVYRILEVLGSIGVRARWINDGNDLEIVPPAELNLAAMDTDAARRTRSVIMFLGPLLHRLDRFRIPYAGGCDLGTRTVQPHMTALRHFGLEVTATEGTYHAEVNREVSPTRPIVLTERGDTVTENALLAAARHDGVTVIRNASSNYMVQDLCFFLEQLGVRVEGVGTTTLTVHGVAHIDRDVDYAPSEDPVEAMSLLAAAVVTQSELTIRRVPVEFLEIELAVLEEMGLDHERSAEYPADNGRTRLIDLTVRPSKLSAPLDKIHPMPFPGINIDNVPFFAAIAASAQGSTLIHDWVYDNRAIYLTDLTRLGASVKLLDPHRVLVEGPTRWRSAEMMCPPALRPAVVVLLAMMAAEGTSVLRNVYVINRGYEDLAERLNSIGAQIEIFRDI is encoded by the coding sequence ATGACAGACGCCTACCTCGCCCGCATCGGGAAGCTCATCCGCGACGCCCGTCAGCACCGCGGCTGGACCCAGACGGAGCTAGCGGAGGCACTCGGCACCAGCCAGAGCGCCGTCAACCGCATCGAACGGGGAAACCAGAACATCAGTCTTGAGATGATCGCCCGCATCGGCGAGGCCCTGGACAGCGAGATCGTGTCCCTCGGCTACGCGGGCCCGATGCACCTGCGGGTCGTCGGAGGCCGGCAACTCTCCGGTGCGATCGACGTCAAGACCAGCAAGAACGCGTGCGTGGCGCTGCTGTGCGCCTCTCTGCTCAACGCGGGTCGCACCACGCTGCGTCGCGTCGCCCGGATCGAGGAGGTCTACCGCATCCTGGAGGTGCTGGGCAGCATCGGCGTACGCGCCCGCTGGATCAACGACGGCAACGACCTGGAGATCGTGCCGCCGGCCGAACTCAACCTCGCCGCCATGGACACCGACGCCGCCCGGCGCACCCGCAGCGTCATCATGTTCCTCGGCCCGCTGCTGCACCGCCTCGACCGGTTCCGCATCCCGTACGCGGGCGGCTGCGACCTCGGCACCCGCACCGTCCAGCCGCACATGACGGCGCTGCGCCACTTCGGCCTTGAGGTCACCGCGACCGAGGGCACGTACCACGCCGAGGTCAACCGCGAGGTCTCCCCCACCCGGCCCATCGTGCTGACCGAGCGCGGCGACACCGTGACCGAGAACGCCCTGCTGGCCGCCGCCCGACACGACGGCGTCACCGTCATCCGCAACGCCAGCTCCAACTACATGGTCCAGGACCTGTGCTTCTTCCTGGAGCAGTTGGGCGTACGGGTGGAGGGCGTCGGCACCACGACCCTCACCGTGCACGGCGTCGCGCACATCGACCGCGACGTGGACTACGCGCCGTCCGAGGACCCGGTCGAGGCGATGAGCCTGCTCGCGGCGGCCGTGGTGACCCAGTCGGAGCTGACGATCCGCCGCGTCCCGGTGGAGTTCCTGGAGATCGAGCTCGCGGTCCTCGAGGAGATGGGCCTGGACCACGAGCGCAGCGCGGAGTACCCGGCGGACAACGGCCGCACCCGGTTGATCGACCTGACGGTCCGCCCCTCCAAGCTGAGCGCGCCGCTCGACAAGATCCACCCGATGCCGTTCCCCGGCATCAACATCGACAACGTGCCCTTCTTCGCGGCGATCGCGGCCAGCGCCCAGGGCTCGACGCTGATCCACGACTGGGTCTACGACAACCGCGCGATCTACCTCACCGACCTGACCCGGCTCGGCGCCAGCGTCAAGCTGCTCGACCCGCACCGGGTGCTGGTCGAGGGTCCCACCCGGTGGCGCTCCGCGGAGATGATGTGCCCGCCCGCGCTGCGGCCCGCGGTGGTGGTGCTGCTCGCGATGATGGCGGCCGAGGGCACGTCGGTGCTGCGCAACGTCTACGTGATCAACCGCGGCTACGAGGACCTGGCCGAGCGGCTGAACTCGATCGGCGCCCAGATCGAGATCTTTCGGGACATTTGA
- a CDS encoding ML domain-containing protein translates to MRNSLAHRARSVVTRRPRRTLGAAIGAGAVLFGVFAVPSAGAADEKSSPETASSVRFPASPRAGHAAPASDEISKVRVTRNEVPVKPGSKTKVTVTVDSPEAGHIWVYLDRVHVGDMGKQWANGPHPGLTAKPNKKCVFFTDPEKIGIGTGFKCPTPKGHSKVVFTAKVPKNLPSGSVAFFDAYHQIGSSMWNAGSFSGGFGVQ, encoded by the coding sequence ATGCGCAATTCCCTTGCCCATCGTGCGCGATCCGTCGTCACCCGCCGCCCGCGGCGGACGCTCGGCGCGGCGATCGGCGCGGGTGCCGTGCTGTTCGGCGTGTTCGCGGTGCCGAGCGCCGGCGCCGCCGATGAGAAGAGTTCGCCCGAGACGGCCTCCTCGGTGCGGTTCCCGGCCAGCCCGCGCGCCGGGCACGCGGCCCCGGCCTCGGACGAGATCTCCAAGGTGCGGGTGACCCGGAACGAGGTGCCGGTCAAGCCCGGCAGCAAGACGAAGGTCACCGTCACGGTCGACTCGCCCGAGGCGGGCCACATCTGGGTCTACCTGGACCGCGTCCACGTCGGCGACATGGGCAAGCAGTGGGCCAACGGTCCGCACCCGGGCCTGACCGCCAAGCCCAACAAGAAGTGCGTCTTCTTCACCGACCCGGAGAAGATCGGCATCGGCACCGGCTTCAAGTGTCCGACGCCCAAGGGCCACTCGAAGGTCGTCTTCACCGCCAAGGTGCCCAAGAACCTCCCCTCCGGCTCGGTTGCGTTCTTCGACGCCTACCACCAGATCGGCTCGTCCATGTGGAACGCCGGCTCCTTCTCGGGCGGCTTCGGCGTCCAGTAG
- a CDS encoding aminoglycoside phosphotransferase family protein, with protein MPATRMHADEVPTDSALVRRLVRGQFPRWAELPVTPVDSYGTDHAIYRLGDHLSVRLPRISGATRQAEREARWLPRLAPLLPLAIPVQVATGRPAEGYPYAWSVYEWLPGENANGTLTDLEQAAVDLAAFITALRRADPTGAHRRSTGSRGAPLAELDEQVRRSIAQLGDRVDGAAALASWEESLHAPAWSGPEVWLHGDLLPGNLLVTDGRLSAVIDFGCLNVGDPACDLQPAWNVFTGASRERFRAELAVDDATWLRGRGWALFQAVAALPYYWDTNPGMIRQATNALTQVLADTDTR; from the coding sequence ATGCCAGCGACCAGGATGCACGCCGACGAGGTCCCGACCGACTCCGCCCTGGTGCGCCGACTGGTGCGCGGGCAGTTCCCGCGGTGGGCCGAACTGCCCGTCACCCCGGTCGACTCGTACGGCACCGACCACGCCATCTACCGCCTCGGCGACCACCTGTCCGTGCGACTGCCGCGCATCAGCGGGGCCACCCGACAGGCGGAGCGCGAGGCGCGGTGGCTGCCCAGGCTCGCGCCGCTGCTGCCGCTCGCGATCCCGGTCCAGGTGGCGACGGGCCGCCCCGCCGAGGGCTATCCGTACGCCTGGTCGGTCTACGAGTGGCTGCCCGGCGAGAACGCCAACGGCACGCTGACGGACCTGGAACAGGCGGCCGTGGACCTCGCCGCGTTCATCACCGCGCTGCGCCGCGCGGACCCGACCGGCGCCCACCGGCGCTCGACCGGCAGCCGGGGCGCGCCGCTGGCCGAGCTGGACGAGCAGGTGCGCCGCTCGATCGCCCAACTCGGCGACCGCGTCGACGGCGCCGCCGCCCTCGCCTCCTGGGAGGAGTCGCTGCACGCCCCCGCGTGGTCCGGGCCCGAGGTCTGGCTCCACGGCGACCTGCTGCCGGGCAACCTGCTGGTGACCGACGGGCGACTCTCGGCCGTCATCGACTTCGGCTGCCTGAACGTCGGCGACCCGGCCTGCGACCTCCAGCCCGCGTGGAACGTCTTCACCGGGGCCAGCCGGGAGCGGTTCCGGGCCGAACTCGCCGTCGACGACGCCACCTGGCTGCGCGGTCGCGGCTGGGCGCTCTTCCAGGCGGTGGCGGCGCTGCCCTACTACTGGGACACCAACCCCGGAATGATCCGCCAGGCCACGAACGCCCTGACCCAGGTGCTCGCCGACACCGACACCCGGTGA